The stretch of DNA TCGGGCTCGGGGTTGCGCACAGCGCCTGCAAACGCTCTTTGGGCACCAGGTCGGTGGCCGCCCACAGCGATTGCAGCAGCTGGAATTCATCCCGATGCGCCTCGTGCTGCGCCAGCCAGACGTCGAAACGCTGCCGCTCCTCGGCATCGATCGCCGGTTCTTGCAGGCGCACAAACCACAGCGCCGCCTCATCGCGAACCGTCGCCTGCCCGCACGCGCACCCACGAGTCTGCGTCATGGAACATCCTGTTGGGCTGGGGGTGAAAAAGTCATGGCATTCATCACCGCGGCCCGTCCACGCGCTCGCGCAGATGCCGCAGGGTGCGGATCATATACTTTTCCACCATGTTTTTTGACAGCCCCAGGCGCTCGGCAATCTCGGCCTGGGTCAGGCCTTCGAGCTTCTGCCAGACAAACACCTTGCGGCAGTTCAACGGCAACTCGCCAAGGGCCCGTTCGATGGAGTCAGCCAGCTGGATCGCATGCATGAAATGCTCCGGGTCGCCGCCGGGCAACGCAACTGGATACACCGCCTCCAGCTCCATGGCGCCGCGCCGATCCTCGCGGCGGTAAGCATCCACCGCGATATTGCGCGCCGTCTGGTGCAGATACGCCCGCGGCTGCTGCACCGCCCCCGCATCCGACTCCAGCACCCGGACAAAGGTGTCGTGGGCCAGATCTTCCGCCTGCGAACGGCTCTTCAGCCGACGCGTCCAGGTGCCGATCAACTCTTCGTAGTGCTCGAAAAAGCCTGGTCGGCGGGGAGGCTTGGGGGTCATTGCGCTGTGCTGAGGGTGGGGAGGAGTGAATAGTAATGCTTCTTATTAAAGGCGGCAATTGGTTCGGATGAGGGGTGGATTTAAATAAGAATGATGGCTGCTTTCGGCCAAAAGCGGGCCGTGGACACGCTGCCAAAGGCCTTCTAAGCTCCTCCTAGACAATGTCACTTTTACGCCTCGCTTCATGTACTGCTGCTGGCACGACACTCAAACCGCTCATAGAATTATGCATGGACACGGAATGTTATGAGTCACAACTGACGGAAAGCATTACGCCACTTCCGTCCTCTACTTATAGTTCGGTACCACAGGAAGATGGCCATGAACATAACGTGGATAATGCTCCTCAAGTATTTGAGCTGGCTGCTCACGGTGGGCACGGCGTTCGTTGGAAGTTGGTTTTTTGAGTATGCGACCACAGACAAAGACACGGGACGGAAGAAACTAACCGTGTGGGGGCATCGCGGGGTTGTCTTTGCTGGACTGGCATTGGCATGTTCATTCGGTCTTACGTTGTGGACCGACTATGAAGCTGCATACAAGCAAAAAGGAGTAGAGGAGGAAGCTGCGCGAGACCGCGAGAATGCAGCCGAGTACCAGCAAAAGCTGGAAATTTCGCTGACTGACATTAAGAACTTGATGGAAGCTATCAGTACTGCGCCCCTTAGCCAGGAGAACAGGGTTACTATTCGCAAGACTATCGTAAATCTAGCGGGGATTGAGGACTATAAAAAATATTTTCCAGATTTGTACGATAGATTAACGAAAGCAACTTCGTTCGCTGAGACATCTTCCGCGATCAACGAAGGGTTGGATCGGGCCGTATCTATGCGCATTTCGGATAGGGAGGAATGTGCAGACGTCCCAAGATCAAGTAATGGACCGATGGTTGGTGGGTTTCCGGGCGGCCATTTCATGATTAGTGGATCGGCGGTGATAACTTTTATGATCACACCAGATAGCGTGATTTTCGGCTTCTCAGATGCTAGTGACCTAAATAGCCTCGGCAATGGGAACTACAAGTTTTTGTTTGCCGACGGGTCTCAATCGAGCGAACTGCAATGCACACAACGCAGAAGAGGGCTTTCATGTGAAGACAAGACCTCCGATGCCGGTGCGAGAGGAGTGTACGGTGACTTGCAAAAAAAATCTGTCTCAGAAATAAAAACCGACACTAAGACATACAAGGTGTCCGAATCGACAGCAAAGACCATTCGAATTACATTTTCGTGTATCTCGCCATAAAGACCACCACCGGAAAGCAATGTCAATAGCGTATTCATGAGCACTTCCGAGGCATTGCATTTGTGTATCACTATGCAAATGCGCTCAACTGCTGTTCTCTGTGTTCACTTTGTCGCTGGACAGCCAAAGCGGCTTCCAGCCGCCCTTGGTCAAACGTTAGCCGCCAAGAAGGTGAGTAGGTGCGAACGATCAGTTACCTCAATCACTATCCGCTTTTGGCCCATTTTTTTGCCCGTCACCACCGTCAGCTATGGATCGATTGCGGGCCTTCGCGAAAGGCAGAAACGACCAAAAGCAGTCAGTCGAGTTTGTCTATAAAAAGCGGTGCGATTCAGTTAGCACCTAGTCGCACTGATATTCGTAGTGCGTGTCTAACCAGAAAACACGGAGAGCTGCAGTGACACCCAACTCAAATACTCTACAAGTAAAACAGGCAAACTGCTTCTACAACTACACAGTAGGGCTGGAAGACACCGAAGTTGATCTTCTCAAGACAGCAATGAGGCTTCTCAAGTCCGGTATAGTCAGAACCGTTTGTTTCTCGGACATGAAGGCTGTTTACTTTGATGAGCACGACAAGCTCCAATTCGAATGGCTTAGGCCGCAAGGACGCCAGTGGGATAATCATTGGACGATTAAACTCAATGATAGTTTACCTAAGCATGCTGTAGATGACCTTTTATTTTGTCTTGAGTTATCTTTTCATGAACAGCGTATCAAAGGTGCGGAGGCTAGAAAAGTACCGGCACATCTGCGAGCCGCCCTGTCGCCATTAGTTCTTGAACACGAAAAATATAGCCTACCGATTTACCCATGGCTCAAGCTTTATGCTGACGGCCTCATGTCCATTAGCTTTCAACTTGATACTGTATGGAACGATCTCGCTGAAACCGACTTCATCGAAGATATCGTTAATTTATTTCAGCGCTACTTTGACCGTATTTGGGTACAAGCAGAGCTTCAGCGGATGGATGGCGAGCGGCTCCTGTCTGACGCATTCGAAGATGACATATCAATCGGTGGCCAAGGCATCATCAACCAAAAGACCCGTAAACTTATCAAAAAAATGCGTCAAAGATCGAAAGCAGTGCTTGAGGAGTCTCTCAGAAAGGAAGGTCGATGCTTTGAGTTACAGGGTGAATCATGGACTCTGCACCAGATCGCCGGTTCTGAGGGCCAAGCGAACTGGGAGGCAACTATTGACCTTTGCCGCTCTATCTGCGTAAACGCAATCGCATCACAAGTAGTTGTGAGCGGGAATAGAATGGGCAGTTCAGAAGTAGGAGTCGTATTGTGGCAAGGTCGTCCCTCCATTTCGCTGATGCGGTTCGTAGATCAGCCCCAATCCAAAAACGAGCTATTCGATAAATACGGTCCGTCAATTTCCAGAATTTTGATGCGCTCACCTGAGATTGAAAATCCTCCACCTCTGCCACCTGACTTACGTCCCTTCGAAGATTATTGTTTCCACGGCAACAGAGCGCTATTACTCTGGACTTGGATGCGAACACGCAATGCACCTGAAGATGCTTGGGATGACGCAAACACTAGGGCTAATTTGCTGGAGAACCAAGCCAGGGCGGAACACTTTGAGTACTACAACATGCTTATTGCCCGAGCATGTGCAATAGCGAGTTCGCCTCCGTCCAATGGACATCTTGTTCGCGCTTATGAAGCCTTAGCGGCAGCTGACGCGATGATTCACCAATCGAGCCAAGCTGGAGAAATTACAGACGCCCTCGAATACTTACTGGATGCTGCAGGTACAACAGGGCTAATTGCATCAGGAAAAGAGCAGGCAAGGTGGCACTTAGATGAGCGTCGTTTTAGAAGCGAAATGCGGCGGGCTCGCGTGGATCGGTGGCTGGTAACCGTGTTTGGGGTCGTTGGTGCCGCGGGGCTGGCCGACTTAGTCATTCAGCCGCTATTAAAAGTGACATACCCTTCCTGGGTGGAGTGGCTTACAGGGCTAGCTGCATTCGTGCTTGCATCATTGGGGGTCGGCATTCTCGCGGCCTCAATATGGGGCATTAACAAAATGCGAAGGGAATAGATATAGTTCTGGGTGGCGGAGATATAACAAAATCGCTCAAATCCCCTTACTGCTAGAGCTGTGCTGCTTAGCCTAATTTTAGCCAGCGCAATGATTCCTATCCTCGAGAGCAGACGCGCTAGAGAGCAAGAGCAGTTAACGCTGCATGCCTGATACTAAAGCAACGCATTGGCTAACAATACGCTCATTGAGCTAGCAATAGTGGGGCATTTGTTTAAACGTTAATGTCTGCTCTGGGGCGGAAACGGCAGCTCGCCAGCGGCCGCTTTTGGCCGAGAGCAGACAAACTCAAGTTTCTAGGCATATGACTATCAGCTAAAAAACTACCGCCTGGACACTTAGCTCTCCCTATAAAAAGCCCCGCATCCGCGGGGCTCTTTCACGACTACCTACAACTTCTCCCCTCCTCCCTCTCCAACACCGCCTCCACCAGCACCTGCGCCATCTCGATCAACCGCACGCCTGCCAATACCACCTTGCGGCTCGTCACAGGCATGTCTTCGGTGGATTGATAGGTGGCGCTTGCTGCGGACTCGAGGATTTCGCAAGCGTTGCTCAGGGCTTCTTCGGTACTCAGGTTGGGGTCCACACGGAACAGTTTTCCCGGGCGGGTGTGAGGAACGGGGATATCGTTGGCGGTAGGGAACAGGTAGTGGTTGATGGCCTTGTGGGATGCGCTTTCGAATTTGGCAGGGTCCATTTTGGCGCTAGAGAAGCTGTCTGCCATGACGGGTGGATCAGGAACGATTTTCTTCATGAAATTGACTCCCAGTGCATCCTTCAGGAGCCGTCACCATCGCTACCAAACGAAAGGGTGGCGGCCGTACGCAGGTTGGTAGACCGGTGCACTAGGAACCCGGCGCGTACGAATGCGCCCTACGCACGGCCACCATAGAAAGCGTAGGCCGGAAAAAGCACCTCACTGAAGGTGGCGCCTTGCACCCAGTGACAACATCGAGCCACCAAACCCGGTCGCTGATTTTGCAGCGACGGGCAAAGGTCAATGTCGCATTCTTTACCGCGCAACCTGAAAGCGGCGCCTGTTTGTATTCGGGGATTAACGACGGCTTACCTACCCATTCCCTAACAAGAACGAAAAAGGCCCGCGATCTCCATCGCGGGCCCTGTTAGTGAGTCACGTTACGCGGTCACGTCCAGTTGGCCGCCAGCACAGGCTGCAAGGCCTGTTGCTCGGCAGCGCCGAAGGTCATGGTCGCCGGGGCTGCCGGCGCGAACGCCGCCATGGCCTGGACCAGGTTTTCTACATCGTTGCCCAGCAAGCGATGACGGTCGCCGGCCATGATGTCCCGTGGACGCTCGGGGGTCGCGGCGTACCAGTTGTGCAGCGTGACTTCCTGCTGGCTGCCGATCACCGAGATCTGCAGGTCCTGCCCTTCGTGCTGGAACCACAGGCGCTCGGGGCTGATGTCCTGGCCGAATACCAGTTGGCCCATGCTGCCGCTGAACTCGAGGTCGTTGACCCCGTGCCCGACTTCCACGGTGGGCATGCTGCCGCTGACCAGCACCTTGTTGTTGCCATCGCCCAGCTTCACCGTGGCGAAGGAGCCGCTGTCGGTGATGCTGTTGTTGCCATGGCCGACGGTGAGCTTGTTGATGTCGCCGGCGATCACGTTGTTGCCGTTGCCCAGGGTGATCTCGGCGCGGCTGCCCGTCACGTTGACCTTGTTGTCACCGTTGCCGGCCACCAGCTTGGCGCTCGAGGCCTCGACGTTGATGGTCTTGCTCTCGTCGCCCAGGCTGACGTTGGCGAAGAAGCCCTTGACCGTCATGGTGTTGGGATCGCTGGCCACGGGCGCGGGATCGACGCTCGGCAACGGGCTCAGCGTGAGCGGGTCGCGCGATGAGCGGGTCACCGGGTCCACGGTGGTGGGTGTCGGACGCGAACGGATTCTGTCGCGGATCGAAGCGTACGAGAAATCCTCGGTGTCAGTCACCGATGGCACCGGGTCATCGAACTTGAGCCACGGGTTCGACGCCGTCGGGATATCGGGCACGGTGACCCGCGGACGACTCACAATATCCAGGTCGCGGTGGCTGGTATCGACCACCGGGATATCGGGAATCACAATCGGCCGCGGGCTCGGCACATCCACCGGCGTGCGTCCCCCTTGATCGCGCCCGACCGGGCCGATATCCGGCAGCTTCGACGGCTGCAGCGAACCGATGCCGCGCTCGGCGAGAATCTGCTCGATGGTCTTGTGCTCGGGAACCGTCGGCCCCTGGTTGCCGCCACGCTCGGCCAGGATCTGGTCGATGGTCTTGTGTTCCGGCACTTTCGGGTTCAGGTCGATACCCCGTTCGGCGAGGATCTGCTCGATCGTCTTGTGTTCCGGCAGGGTAATGTCCGGGATCGTCACCGAAGGTTTCAGCACCGGATCGACCACTGGAACGCTGACGGTCGGATGCAGATCGACAGGCGGCAGCGGCGGCACCACGACAGGCTTGTCGACACCAGGACGCTCGACAATCGGCGTCAGCGTACCCGGTACAGTCACCGTCGGCTGTTCCACCGGAGCCACCACCGGGCCGACTGGCGCCACCACCTGCGGCGCATGCTCGGCGAAGATGAAGTCCGAGGCACTGACCTGCGCCACATCCAGCGCATCCAGGTACAGCAGGTTGACGTTCGAGTCGGCGCCCTGGGCGCCGGTACGCGTCACATACACCCCATGAATCTGCGTCAGGCCGTTGAGGGTCGCGCGATTCTTGTGCTCGATGGTCAACTGGCTGAAATCGGTCACCCCGGTCTGGCGCAGGTCGATCTTGTCGATGCCATGACGGAAGCCGCGCAGGGCGTTGTTGTAGTCCTTGACGCCCGACTGGGCCGCCACCACGAACACATCCGAAGTCGCGCTGTCATGGCTGTAGATAGTGCCGCTCAGCGAAGCGACCATCTTGCCCTGGGCGTCGCTGCTGTACATCACGCCCTTGCCGCCGCCGTTGAGCAGCACGGTACCCAGGCCTTCCTGCGGCTTGACCGCCGAGGCGTCGCTGTTGACGTAGGCCGTCGGGGCGACAAAGGTGTCCTGGAACTTGAAATTCGCCGCGCCGATCCCGGCCAGCGACTGGTTCTTCAGGACAATGCTCTGGCCCTTGGCCAGGTCGATCTTGACGTCAGCGCCTTGCTGGCTGAGCACCAGGTCGGTGAACTTCTTCCCGGCAAAACCCACCAGGTCGATGATCTCGCCACGGGCGGCCTCGAAGTGGTTGATGACATCGCTGCCGCCATCGCGGCGATGGACCACGAAGAAGTCCTTGCCCGCGCCCCCCGTCAGGCTGTTGTTGCCGCGCCCGCCATCGAGCAAGGCATCGGCATTACCAGCCACCAGCACATCATTGCCGTCGCCGGCGACGATGTTTTGAATGCTCGGCGGATTTTTCACCGTCAACGCCGCGCCGCCAATGCTGGCGACACCGGTCAGCAGGTTGATCGAGCTATCCCCCGACACCGCCGCCGCATTGAGGGTATTGCGCCCGCCCGCGACACCGTTGACCGCGTCGTCCAGGACGCCACGGTTGGCATGCCCGACCACCGACTTGAGGTATTCGTCGGTGTAGAAGTAGGTGTCGTCCGGAGTGCTCTTGCTGCCGTACAAGCGCAGCGACCAGGCATTGAGCGTGACCGGCAGCCCGGAAGCCGAATCGCTCACCTGCAAGGTCCAGTTGCCCGCCGAGCGCTCGCCGAAGTCATGGGTCGTCATGAAGGTGTATTTGAACGATCCCGACTGCGTGCTGCCAAGGTCCGTGGCGCTCGCCCCCGGCATGCCGTCCGGCACTTTGCCCTGGCGGTTGAGCAGGACGCTCTGGGTGCCGTCGGGCGAGATCAGCTTGAGCGTCAGGTCGCCAAGGCGGCCCACCTGGGCGTCGAAATCGATCTCGACGTGCTCCACATTCAGGCCGGCATTCATGGCGATGGACGTGCTCAGCGTGCCGCCCGCCGCCAGGTTCTTGCCAAGGGCGCCGCTGGAGGCGCTGTAGACATACTCGTTGGCGCCGGTGCTCTGGGTCATCCAGGCTTCGGCCAAGCGCACCGCAGCCCGCGCGTCGACTTCGCCGAAGCCGTAGTCGTTGCTGGTATGCATGCCGCCGCCGTTCCAGTTGTGGGCGGCGTTGTCGCTCCACTGGCTGGACGGATCGTTGATCTTGCGCGCCGACAACGCGAGGATCTGCTGCACGTCGCGGTAGCCCAGGTTCGGGTTGGCCTCGAGCATCAGCGCGACGATGCCGGAGACGATCGGCGCGGCAAAGCTGGTGCCCTGCATGCTGGTGTAGTCGTTGCCGAAGGTCGAGCCACGGTCGGTTTCCAGCATATGGCTGGTGGACACCACGTTGCTGCCCGGCGCCGACACCAGCAGGCTGGCGCCCGGGTTGGAGAACGGCGAGGAGCCGATTTGCAGGGTCGACAGGTCACCCTGGGCATTGATCGCGCCGACTTCCACCGAGAAGCGGTTGTTGTTGGTCAGGGAGCCCTGGGCATTGCCGCCGGTTGCACGGCTGTTGCCGCCGGCCGCGACAATGATCGTGCCCAGGCCACCGCGACCGTTACTCGCGGCGTACTGGGCATTCATGCTCAGCGCCGTGGCGGTGTTGACGAAGCCGTCCTGGAAGCTGCTGAGGGCGAAATCGTGGGTGAAGCCCCAGCTGTTGTTGGCAATGTCGAAGCTGACCATATGCCCCAGCCCGGCGAGGTCGGCGCCGCTATTGGCCAGGTAGTAGCCGCCCAGCGTCGCGCCGTAGGCCACCCCTACTCCGCCCGTGCCATTCTTGGCCGCGACCATCACCCCCGCCACCATGGTGGCGTGGTTGGACACCAGGCCCGGCAAGCTGCCGTTGCTCTGCTGGGTCTGCAGCCAGGCCTGGTCGACGTTGGCGGCCAGGTCCGGGTGGGCGATGTCGAAGATCTCCGGCGCGGTGGCGAACTGGCCGCCCGGCTCGAACTGGCCGATGCGCACGCCCTTGCCGATGTAGTCCTGCCAGACCGGCAGCACGTTGGTATCGCTCAGGTACCACTCCTGGGCCGCCAAGGGGTCCAGCGGCACTTCCGGGGTCAGCAAGGTCACCCCGGCGCGCATCGGCGCGGTCTGCCCGCTGCTCAGGTCCACCACCGAAGCCGACAGGTTGCCGGCGGCATCGACCACGCCGTACTTGAAGCTGAGCAGGCCGGTGTAGTGGGCATCTGGAGTGAAGAGCACGTCGCCCTGGGCCGTGAGGCTGACAGTGCCGCCGACCGCGTCGCCGACGTTGGCGATGCGCAGCGCGCCCTGGCTGTTGAGGTGTTGATCGTTGGCCAGCAGGCTCTGCGCGGCAATCCGGTGAGGCTGGGTCCGGTTGAAGGCCTTGCCGTCCTGGTCGAGGCTCAGCACGTCGGCCACCGGCATGGCATTAGGCGTTTGCAGATCGACCGCCGAGATATCCGAGAAATTCAGCTTCTGGATATTTTTCAGGGTCACCGTACCGTCGCGCCCGGCGACCTTGTCGGCCACTTCATAGCCGCTGGCGGTGCGGGTGATGCGGTAGTCGCCATGGTTGCCATGCAGGGTCACCAGGTTGATCCCGCCGTCGCCGTCGATGGTTGCGTTGCCGTGGCCGACTTCGATGATGTCGTTGCCTATATCACCGAAAATGCGGTCCGCACCACCACCCGCGTGGATGACACTCCCTCCTTCGGATGCATAAATGGTATTACCATTGGGTCCTGCATAAATAACGGCCTTGCCACTTCCCCCGACAATCAGGTTATGACCAGCC from Pseudomonas chlororaphis subsp. chlororaphis encodes:
- a CDS encoding DUF6124 family protein, whose protein sequence is MKKIVPDPPVMADSFSSAKMDPAKFESASHKAINHYLFPTANDIPVPHTRPGKLFRVDPNLSTEEALSNACEILESAASATYQSTEDMPVTSRKVVLAGVRLIEMAQVLVEAVLEREEGRSCR
- a CDS encoding S8 family serine peptidase, with amino-acid sequence MSSLASGGIRPGEMQLDPNARPNTYLSNFYQAPDSTKPDFSLRNAVTLNGLSAMTTFNTYVDPLLLDLTGNGVHMTDIRDGVLFDTDHSGTLKRSGWADRSTGMLVIDDGSGQIKDVSQMFSEYYGGKAGVNGAAGETKFKDGFAALASEDGNKDGVIDQRDPIWSKLRVWVDGTHDAKVDAGELKTLAELGITQINVRAASTDDEIRDGNKVLATGSFTINGKTQEALAVDFLGDPVSNTLSNQGAGTRVTSTTNGITTTAYASQNTTGETLDAAQLGVSNLYGGSGDDTLIAAPAGGWLVGGAGNNTYVGGKGDDVFVISASDDLKNIHGNGGHDTAIIVGDEPVVLDMAQAGLTIAEGGRGNDIIVSGGASSVFIKGGSGDSILVGGVGDDVLVGGAGHNLIVGGSGKAVIYAGPNGNTIYASEGGSVIHAGGGADRIFGDIGNDIIEVGHGNATIDGDGGINLVTLHGNHGDYRITRTASGYEVADKVAGRDGTVTLKNIQKLNFSDISAVDLQTPNAMPVADVLSLDQDGKAFNRTQPHRIAAQSLLANDQHLNSQGALRIANVGDAVGGTVSLTAQGDVLFTPDAHYTGLLSFKYGVVDAAGNLSASVVDLSSGQTAPMRAGVTLLTPEVPLDPLAAQEWYLSDTNVLPVWQDYIGKGVRIGQFEPGGQFATAPEIFDIAHPDLAANVDQAWLQTQQSNGSLPGLVSNHATMVAGVMVAAKNGTGGVGVAYGATLGGYYLANSGADLAGLGHMVSFDIANNSWGFTHDFALSSFQDGFVNTATALSMNAQYAASNGRGGLGTIIVAAGGNSRATGGNAQGSLTNNNRFSVEVGAINAQGDLSTLQIGSSPFSNPGASLLVSAPGSNVVSTSHMLETDRGSTFGNDYTSMQGTSFAAPIVSGIVALMLEANPNLGYRDVQQILALSARKINDPSSQWSDNAAHNWNGGGMHTSNDYGFGEVDARAAVRLAEAWMTQSTGANEYVYSASSGALGKNLAAGGTLSTSIAMNAGLNVEHVEIDFDAQVGRLGDLTLKLISPDGTQSVLLNRQGKVPDGMPGASATDLGSTQSGSFKYTFMTTHDFGERSAGNWTLQVSDSASGLPVTLNAWSLRLYGSKSTPDDTYFYTDEYLKSVVGHANRGVLDDAVNGVAGGRNTLNAAAVSGDSSINLLTGVASIGGAALTVKNPPSIQNIVAGDGNDVLVAGNADALLDGGRGNNSLTGGAGKDFFVVHRRDGGSDVINHFEAARGEIIDLVGFAGKKFTDLVLSQQGADVKIDLAKGQSIVLKNQSLAGIGAANFKFQDTFVAPTAYVNSDASAVKPQEGLGTVLLNGGGKGVMYSSDAQGKMVASLSGTIYSHDSATSDVFVVAAQSGVKDYNNALRGFRHGIDKIDLRQTGVTDFSQLTIEHKNRATLNGLTQIHGVYVTRTGAQGADSNVNLLYLDALDVAQVSASDFIFAEHAPQVVAPVGPVVAPVEQPTVTVPGTLTPIVERPGVDKPVVVPPLPPVDLHPTVSVPVVDPVLKPSVTIPDITLPEHKTIEQILAERGIDLNPKVPEHKTIDQILAERGGNQGPTVPEHKTIEQILAERGIGSLQPSKLPDIGPVGRDQGGRTPVDVPSPRPIVIPDIPVVDTSHRDLDIVSRPRVTVPDIPTASNPWLKFDDPVPSVTDTEDFSYASIRDRIRSRPTPTTVDPVTRSSRDPLTLSPLPSVDPAPVASDPNTMTVKGFFANVSLGDESKTINVEASSAKLVAGNGDNKVNVTGSRAEITLGNGNNVIAGDINKLTVGHGNNSITDSGSFATVKLGDGNNKVLVSGSMPTVEVGHGVNDLEFSGSMGQLVFGQDISPERLWFQHEGQDLQISVIGSQQEVTLHNWYAATPERPRDIMAGDRHRLLGNDVENLVQAMAAFAPAAPATMTFGAAEQQALQPVLAANWT
- a CDS encoding sigma-70 family RNA polymerase sigma factor, encoding MTPKPPRRPGFFEHYEELIGTWTRRLKSRSQAEDLAHDTFVRVLESDAGAVQQPRAYLHQTARNIAVDAYRREDRRGAMELEAVYPVALPGGDPEHFMHAIQLADSIERALGELPLNCRKVFVWQKLEGLTQAEIAERLGLSKNMVEKYMIRTLRHLRERVDGPR